A single Capricornis sumatraensis isolate serow.1 chromosome 20, serow.2, whole genome shotgun sequence DNA region contains:
- the EXOC3L1 gene encoding exocyst complex component 3-like protein isoform X5, which translates to MDSAARDKTQPVLPTEQLARLGQYRSREVQRTCSLEARIKSVVQSYLEGVKTGVWQLAQALEAVRGAHEALGQAHGLLQDMAEAAQTLEPLREQVVQHKQLQALSQLLPRLRAVPAAVAHTQTLIDAQRLLEAYVSLRELEQLQEETCAPLGGLELPVFEGLGPLAEALGQAVEAAAGAAGQLAREDPALLVAAVRVAEVDAGRTTSLEQAPRDWRQRCLRALQQGLERVHFGTSLQPGPGALAKWLEALRVALPAELAMAEALVAPCCPPHYKVVQLWAHTLHGGLRRWLQQLLEGPELEEADTFTLLHWALHVYQGPEMMGSLELGPEADVSDLEPLLTLENIEQLEATFVAKVQAKVAQWLQKALDGEVVEWSREQEPDTDLSGFYHSPLPAIVLQILEENIRVTRMVSVSLQQRMHGMALSELSTFLRSFSDALIRFSRDHFGGEAVVPHYVPYLLATLNHQLALSSSVSVLQPEWVVPGVLAPVEAELDKLQKRICRLVLEALLAELQPLFAALPSRRWLSSPELLDDVCERTARFCQNFRHVRNPAVQLLLVEAERTVVLQYLSALMQGRLVCRGADERTQAAERLQHDAAQLQELFLGLGLEESVQCVPVLLALKELLNLRDPTLLGLEVAGLRQQFPDVSEDHVSALLDLRGDVSREQRLAALSSLRAGPQPSPPAGHRALFSLVPTPAPSVASCFPSGSCA; encoded by the exons atggACTCGGCAGCCAGGGACAAAACGCAGCCCGTACTCCCCACTG AGCAGCTGGCCAGGCTGGGCCAGTACCGGAGCCGCGAGGTGCAGCGGACCTGTTCTCTGGAAGCACGCATCAAG TCGGTAGTGCAGTCATACCTGGAGGGTGTGAAGACCGGGGTGTGGCAGCTGGCCCAGGCCCTCGAGGCCGTGCGGGGAGCCCATGAGGCCCTGGGCCAGGCCCATGGGCTGCTCCAGGATATGGCTGAGGCTGCACAGACCCTAGAACCCCTGCGGGAGCAGGTTGTACAGCACAAACAACTGCAGGCCCTGTCTCAGCTGCTGCCCCGGCTGCGAGCTG TGCCAGCTGCAGTGGCCCACACACAGACCCTGATTGATGCCCAGCGGCTCTTGGAAGCCTATGTGAGCCTTCGGGAACTGGAGCAGCTGCAAGAGGAGACGTGTGCACCTCTTGGGGGCCTGGAGTTGCCAGTCTTCGAGGGGCTGGGCCCTCTGGCTGAGGCTCTGGGCCAGGCTGTGGAGGCGGCCGCAGGGGCTGCAGGGCAGCTGGCCCGGGAGGACCCAGCCTTGCTGGTGGCTGCTGTGCGTGTGGCCGAGGTGGATGCTGGGCGCACCACCTCCCTGGAGCAGGCTCCACGGGACTGGCGGCAGCGCTGTCTGCGTGCACTACAGCAGGGCTTGGAGCGGGTCCACTTCGGGACATCTCTGCAACCTGGGCCTGGGGCACTAGCAAAGTGGCTGGAGGCTCTGCGGGTGGCTCTGCCAGCCGAGTTGGCCATGGCTGAGGCTCTGGTAGCACCCTGCTGCCCACCACACTACAAAGTTGTCCAGTTGTGGGCCCACACCCTGCATGGCGGCCTGCGGCGCTGGCTGCAGCAACTCCTGGAAGGGCCTGAGTTGGAAGAAGCCGACACCTTCACCCTGCTGCACTGGGCGCTGCATGTGTACCAGGG gccagaaatgaTGGGGAGCCTGGAGTTGGGGCCTGAGGCTGATGTGTCTGATCTGGAGCCCCTCCTGACCCTGGAAAACATTGAGCAGTTGGAGGCAACATTTGTGGCCAAAGTCCAG GCAAAGGTGGCCCAGTGGCTGCAGAAGGCACTGGATGGGGAGGTAGTCGAGTGGAGCCGTGAGCAGGAACCCGACACAGATCTGTCTGGCTTCTACCACTCGCCATTGCCAGCCATCGTGCTGCAG ATCCTGGAAGAGAACATTCGTGTGACCAGAATGGTCAGTGTGTCACTGCAGCAGCGGATGCATGGCATGGCACTATCAGAACTGAGCACCTTCCTGAGGAG CTTCAGCGATGCTCTGATCCGATTCTCCCGAGACCATTTCGGCGGGGAAGCAGTGGTCCCTCATTACGTGCCCTACCTACTGGCCACCCTCAACCACCAGTTAGCACTCAG CTCCTCCGTATCCGTCCTGCAGCCCGAATGGGTGGTTCCTGGAGTCTTGGCTCCGGTGGAGGCAGAGCTGGACAAGTTGCAGAAGAGGATCTGTCGCCTGGTGTTGGAGGCGCTGCTGGCGGAGCTACAG CCCCTATTCGCGGCTCTGCCCTCGCGCCGCTGGCTCTCAAGCCCAGAGTTGCTGGATGACGTGTGCGAGCGGACGGCGCGATTCTGCCAGAACTTTCGGCACGTGCGGAATCCCGCGGTCCAG CTGTTGCTGGTAGAGGCGGAACGTACGGTGGTGCTGCAGTACCTAAGTGCGCTGATGCAAGGCCGCCTAGTCTGCCGCGGTGCTGACGAGAGGACCCAGGCGGCTGAGCGCCTGCAGCACGATGCGGCCCAGCTTCAGGAGCTTTTCCTCGGTTTG GGCCTGGAGGAGAGCGTTCAGTGTGTGCCAGTGCTGCTTGCATTGAAGGAGCTGCTGAACCTCCGCGACCCCACGCTACTTGGCCTCGAGGTGGCAGGCTTGCGGCAACAGTTTCCCGACGTGAG CGAGGATCACGTCTCCGCCCTCCTGGACCTGCGCGGAGACGTGTCCCGAGAGCAGCGCCTGGCCGCACTCAGCTCTCTGCGGGCCGGCCCGCAGCCCTCGCCCCCAGCTGGTCACCGAGCACTTTTCAGCCTCGTGCCAACACCTGCACCCTCGGTGGCCTCCTGCTTCCCCTCAGGGTCCTGTGCCTGA
- the EXOC3L1 gene encoding exocyst complex component 3-like protein isoform X1, producing MHTVAQRSAHFACSNLDLCPHSAPAPPAMDSAARDKTQPVLPTGPEWPEQERAEQLARGAALKWASGIFYRPEQLARLGQYRSREVQRTCSLEARIKSVVQSYLEGVKTGVWQLAQALEAVRGAHEALGQAHGLLQDMAEAAQTLEPLREQVVQHKQLQALSQLLPRLRAVPAAVAHTQTLIDAQRLLEAYVSLRELEQLQEETCAPLGGLELPVFEGLGPLAEALGQAVEAAAGAAGQLAREDPALLVAAVRVAEVDAGRTTSLEQAPRDWRQRCLRALQQGLERVHFGTSLQPGPGALAKWLEALRVALPAELAMAEALVAPCCPPHYKVVQLWAHTLHGGLRRWLQQLLEGPELEEADTFTLLHWALHVYQGPEMMGSLELGPEADVSDLEPLLTLENIEQLEATFVAKVQAKVAQWLQKALDGEVVEWSREQEPDTDLSGFYHSPLPAIVLQILEENIRVTRMVSVSLQQRMHGMALSELSTFLRSFSDALIRFSRDHFGGEAVVPHYVPYLLATLNHQLALSSSVSVLQPEWVVPGVLAPVEAELDKLQKRICRLVLEALLAELQPLFAALPSRRWLSSPELLDDVCERTARFCQNFRHVRNPAVQLLLVEAERTVVLQYLSALMQGRLVCRGADERTQAAERLQHDAAQLQELFLGLGLEESVQCVPVLLALKELLNLRDPTLLGLEVAGLRQQFPDVSEDHVSALLDLRGDVSREQRLAALSSLRAGPQPSPPAGHRALFSLVPTPAPSVASCFPSGSCA from the exons ATGCACACAGTAGCTCAGAGGAGTGCCCACTTTGCCTGCTCTAACCTGGACCTTTGCCCTCACTCCGCTccagctcctccagccatggACTCGGCAGCCAGGGACAAAACGCAGCCCGTACTCCCCACTG GGCCGGAGTGGCCGGAGCAGGAGAGGGCGGAGCAGCTGGCCCGGGGTGCAGCACTCAAGTGGGCCTCGGGCATCTTCTACCGGCCAGAGCAGCTGGCCAGGCTGGGCCAGTACCGGAGCCGCGAGGTGCAGCGGACCTGTTCTCTGGAAGCACGCATCAAG TCGGTAGTGCAGTCATACCTGGAGGGTGTGAAGACCGGGGTGTGGCAGCTGGCCCAGGCCCTCGAGGCCGTGCGGGGAGCCCATGAGGCCCTGGGCCAGGCCCATGGGCTGCTCCAGGATATGGCTGAGGCTGCACAGACCCTAGAACCCCTGCGGGAGCAGGTTGTACAGCACAAACAACTGCAGGCCCTGTCTCAGCTGCTGCCCCGGCTGCGAGCTG TGCCAGCTGCAGTGGCCCACACACAGACCCTGATTGATGCCCAGCGGCTCTTGGAAGCCTATGTGAGCCTTCGGGAACTGGAGCAGCTGCAAGAGGAGACGTGTGCACCTCTTGGGGGCCTGGAGTTGCCAGTCTTCGAGGGGCTGGGCCCTCTGGCTGAGGCTCTGGGCCAGGCTGTGGAGGCGGCCGCAGGGGCTGCAGGGCAGCTGGCCCGGGAGGACCCAGCCTTGCTGGTGGCTGCTGTGCGTGTGGCCGAGGTGGATGCTGGGCGCACCACCTCCCTGGAGCAGGCTCCACGGGACTGGCGGCAGCGCTGTCTGCGTGCACTACAGCAGGGCTTGGAGCGGGTCCACTTCGGGACATCTCTGCAACCTGGGCCTGGGGCACTAGCAAAGTGGCTGGAGGCTCTGCGGGTGGCTCTGCCAGCCGAGTTGGCCATGGCTGAGGCTCTGGTAGCACCCTGCTGCCCACCACACTACAAAGTTGTCCAGTTGTGGGCCCACACCCTGCATGGCGGCCTGCGGCGCTGGCTGCAGCAACTCCTGGAAGGGCCTGAGTTGGAAGAAGCCGACACCTTCACCCTGCTGCACTGGGCGCTGCATGTGTACCAGGG gccagaaatgaTGGGGAGCCTGGAGTTGGGGCCTGAGGCTGATGTGTCTGATCTGGAGCCCCTCCTGACCCTGGAAAACATTGAGCAGTTGGAGGCAACATTTGTGGCCAAAGTCCAG GCAAAGGTGGCCCAGTGGCTGCAGAAGGCACTGGATGGGGAGGTAGTCGAGTGGAGCCGTGAGCAGGAACCCGACACAGATCTGTCTGGCTTCTACCACTCGCCATTGCCAGCCATCGTGCTGCAG ATCCTGGAAGAGAACATTCGTGTGACCAGAATGGTCAGTGTGTCACTGCAGCAGCGGATGCATGGCATGGCACTATCAGAACTGAGCACCTTCCTGAGGAG CTTCAGCGATGCTCTGATCCGATTCTCCCGAGACCATTTCGGCGGGGAAGCAGTGGTCCCTCATTACGTGCCCTACCTACTGGCCACCCTCAACCACCAGTTAGCACTCAG CTCCTCCGTATCCGTCCTGCAGCCCGAATGGGTGGTTCCTGGAGTCTTGGCTCCGGTGGAGGCAGAGCTGGACAAGTTGCAGAAGAGGATCTGTCGCCTGGTGTTGGAGGCGCTGCTGGCGGAGCTACAG CCCCTATTCGCGGCTCTGCCCTCGCGCCGCTGGCTCTCAAGCCCAGAGTTGCTGGATGACGTGTGCGAGCGGACGGCGCGATTCTGCCAGAACTTTCGGCACGTGCGGAATCCCGCGGTCCAG CTGTTGCTGGTAGAGGCGGAACGTACGGTGGTGCTGCAGTACCTAAGTGCGCTGATGCAAGGCCGCCTAGTCTGCCGCGGTGCTGACGAGAGGACCCAGGCGGCTGAGCGCCTGCAGCACGATGCGGCCCAGCTTCAGGAGCTTTTCCTCGGTTTG GGCCTGGAGGAGAGCGTTCAGTGTGTGCCAGTGCTGCTTGCATTGAAGGAGCTGCTGAACCTCCGCGACCCCACGCTACTTGGCCTCGAGGTGGCAGGCTTGCGGCAACAGTTTCCCGACGTGAG CGAGGATCACGTCTCCGCCCTCCTGGACCTGCGCGGAGACGTGTCCCGAGAGCAGCGCCTGGCCGCACTCAGCTCTCTGCGGGCCGGCCCGCAGCCCTCGCCCCCAGCTGGTCACCGAGCACTTTTCAGCCTCGTGCCAACACCTGCACCCTCGGTGGCCTCCTGCTTCCCCTCAGGGTCCTGTGCCTGA